One Rouxiella sp. S1S-2 genomic window, CGATTTACCGCCATTTTCTGCGATTCTCCCTGAGCACATTGTGCCCGCGGTGAAGTCCGCCATTGATACCTGTCGCGCAACCATTGAAGAGGTTGTGGCCCAGTCTGGTCCTTACACTTATGAAAAACTGTGCCAGCCTATCGCCGAAAGCGAAGATAAGTTTAGCCGTATCTGGTCACCGGTTGGCCATCTTAATTCTGTAAAAAACAGCCCCGAACTGCGTGCGGCCTACGAGCAATGCCTGCCGATGCTGTCTGAGTTCGCCACCTGGGCGGGCCAAAACGAAGGGTTGTATCAGGCCTACCGCGACCTGAAAGAGGGCGATAATTTTGCCGGTTTGACGCTGGAGCAGAAGAAAGCCGTCGACAACGCGCTGCGTGATTTTGAATTGTCAGGCATCGGCCTTTCTGCCGAAAAGCAGAAGCGTTACGGTGAAATCACCTCACGCTTGTCTGAGCTGGGCTCCACTTACAGCAACAACGTGCTCGACGCCACAATGGGCTGGAGCAAGCTGATTACTGATATCAATGCGCTGAGCGGCCTGCCTGAAAGCGCGCTGGCAGCAGCACAAGCGCTGGCGGAAGCGAAAGAGCAGGAAGGTTGGTTACTCACGCTGGACGCGCCGAGTTATTTACCGGTGATGACCTATGCCGACAACGCCGAACTGCGTGAAGAAATGTATCGCGCCTTCGGCACGCGTGCCTCGGATCAGGGCCCGAATGCCGGTAAGTGGGACAACAGCGAGGTGATGGCCGAAGAGTTGGCACTGCGTCACGAACTGGCACAGCTGCTGGGCTTCGACTCCTACGCCGACATGTCGCTGGCAACCAAAATGGCGGAAAATCCGCAGCAGGTAATTGGTTTCCTGAATGATTTAGCCAAACGCGCCCGTCCGCAGGGTGAGCAAGAGCTGGCTCAGCTTCGCGCTTTCGCCAAAGAGAATTTTGGTGTTGATGAAATGAACGCCTGGGACCTGCCTTATTTCGCTGAAAAACAGAAACAACATCTGTTTTCCATCAACGACGAGCAGCTGCGCCCGTACTTCCCGGAAAATCGCGCGCTGTCTGGCCTGTTTGAAGTGGTCAAACGCATCTATGGCATTACGGCCAAAGAGCGTAAAGACGTGGATACCTGGCACAAAGACGTGCGTTTCTTTGACTTGTTTGACGACAGCGGTGAACTGCGCGGCAGCTTCTATCTGGATCTCTATGCCCGCGAGCACAAGCGCGGCGGTGCATGGATGAATGACTATGTCGGTAGCCTGCGCCGCAGCGACGGTAAACTGCAGCATCCGGTCGCTTATCTAACCTGTAACTTTACGCGTCCAGTGGGCAAAAATCCGGCGCTGTTTACCCATAACGAAGTGACCACGCTGTTCCACGAGTTCGGCCACGGCCTGCATCACATGCTGACCAAGGTTGAAACTTCAGGCGTTGCCGGTATTAGCGGTGTGCCGTGGGATGCCGTCGAGCTGCCGAGCCAGTTTATGGAAAACTGGTGCTGGGAGCCTGAGGCGCTGGCGTTTATCTCTGGCCACCACGAGACTCACGAGCCGCTGCCGCAAGAAATGCTAGAGAAGATGCTGGCCGCTAAAAATTATCAGGCAGCGCTGTTTATTCTACGCCAGCTGGAGTTCGGCCTGTTCGACTTCCGCATGCACGCCGAATATGACCCGGCCAAGGGTGCACGCATTCTTGAGACGCTGGCGGAAATTAAAAAACAGGTTGCTGTGGTGCCTTCACCGAGCTGGGGCCGCTTCCCGCATGCCTTTAGCCACATATTTGCCGGCGGTTATGCGGCAGGCTATTACAGCTATCTGTGGGCTGAAGTACTCTCTGCCGATGCTTATTCGCGCTTTGAAGAGGAAGGTATCTTCAACCGTGAAACGGGCCAGTCGTTCTTGGATAACATCCTGACGCGTGGCGGTTCTGAAGAGCCAATGGACTTGTTTAAACGCTTCCGTGGCCGTGAGCCACGGCTGGATGCTATGCTGCGTCATTATGATATCAAAGAGCTGAGCCTTGAAGGATAACGACATCCCGTGAGTGTGTTTTTAGCATGTGAAGAAGGCGCCGATGAAGGCGCCTTATCTATTCTGGCCGAACGCTGGAAACTGATTTCTGACCCTGATGCCCTGATGGCACTGGTGCTGACCCCTGAAAGACTTGAGTTGCGCAAGCGCGATGAGCCTAAGCTTGGCGCGATTTACGTCGATTTTGTGGGGGGAACGATGGGCCACCGTCGGCGTTTTGGCGGCGGGCGCGGCGAGGCGGTTGCCAAGGCGGTAGGGATTAAAGGCAGTTATTTGCCCGACGTGGTCGATGCGACGGCGGGGCTGGGGCGTGACGCCTTTGTGCTGGCGGCGCTAGGTTGCCGAGTAAGAATGATTGAACGTAATCCGGTGGTGGCGGCATTGCTCGACGACGGGCTGATGCGTGGCTATCGCGATGCGGAAATCGGCGTTTGGCTGCAGCAGCGTTTGACGCTGTTACACGGCTCAAGCTTGACTGCGCTCGCTGATATTTCGCCGCGACCACAGGTCGTGTATCTGGACCCCATGTATCCTCACCGGCAGAAAAGTGCGCTGGTCAAAAAGGAGATGCGGGTATTTCAGGGGCTGGTGGGCGCCGATGAAGACGCCGATGGCCTGCTCGAGCCCGCGCGTCGTTTAGCCACCAAGCGTATTGTGGTAAAGCGGCCGGACTATGCACCGCCGATGGCCGACACGCCTGCTCAGGCGGCCGTGACGACTAAAAGTCACCGTTTTGATATTTACACGCCACTTTAAAGTTCGCGGCTTTGCCGACCAGCATTACCGGCAGGCCCTGATTCAGCCAGCGGTCAAATTTGGCCTGCTGGCGTGAGTCCAGCGTGCTGTCTGACCAGATCATGAAATGTTCAACCTTAAACGCCGACAGATCAGGGTCATTCACCTCAAGGCTTATTAACTCCACGTTTAGCCCTTCACCCGCCAGTTTTAGTGCCTCAAGCCACAACTCCAGAGGATCGTCGATTTGCATCGGCAGCAGTAAAACCTGCGTCTCGGGATGGCTGCGTGTGGTGCGCATCACGTAAGTCGCATATTCAATAATAATGCTGTCTAGCAGACCTTTTTGCTGACTCAACACACCTTGGCTGCGGGTTGCCAAAAATTCTCTTATCGGCCGCAGCACCTTATTGACCAGGCAATGCAGTGGATATTCGCGGCCAAAACGCCAGAGAATACGCCGCAGTTTCTGCAATTTCCCCTCACCGAGGCACTCTAAAATCTCGGCCTGCAAACCGCGCCAACTGCTGTTTTGGCGCTTAATTTTTCCCTCGCAGGCAGGGTGGACGTCTGGCTCGTTAAGGTACGGAGGGATCAGCGCGATCGGTACTCCGGCGGTGACCTTTTTCAGGATCGCATGCAGGCGGGTGAGATCGCTTTCGCTGTACCAGCAGCTCCCTCTCTCATCGCGCTCAGGGTTAATCAGGCCATAGCGCTGCCACGCACGCAGCGTTGCGGGCAATACGCCACAATACTGGGCTGCAGTTTCAATACTGTAGTGGCAGGGAAGCGGCGGCGAGCGATCTTTCAGGCAAGAATAGATGTCCATAGGCTAACAAAATCCATTTGTTCACAAATGAACCTCTAGCTATAAGTGAAACAAACCGCTTTGTATAGTTAGATTTAAGTTAATACAAATTTAATAAAGGGAAATTTGAGCTAAATCATTATATCGTGAAATGCATTATGCCGGGGTACAGAGCTGCACCCCGGAAAAAACCTGCCTAGACGGCCGTTCTTATTCTACCGCGTCTTCAGGGTCGCGCAGGGGAACGATAAGCATATCGATGTGAACAGTATTGATCAGTTGGCGAGCCGAGGACATCAGCTTGCTCCAGAAGTCCTGATGGTGGCCGCACAGCACCAGGTCTACGTCATATTTTTTAATCGCATCAACCAACACCTGCGCCAAGTCACCGCTGCCGCTAAGCGTTTCAGCGATAGGGTAGCCCGCATTTTGAGACAGCTCGCTCAGAGCATGGTGGGTTTCTTCGGAAATGCGCTTTTGCATATCGCCAAGGTTGACGTCAATCAGGCCGGTGTAGAGGTCCGAGTAATTCACATCAACGTGGATAAGAGACACTTTGGCGTTGTATGGACGGGCAAGAGAGACCGCTTTTTCAACCAGCACTTTGCTTTCTGGAGAAAGGTCAACCGCAATCAAAATATGTTTATAAGCCATAAGAAACTCCTTCCATAAGTCATTTAACGTTAATTCGGATTATCTGAGTGTCGTCCTGTCACTGCTGCGTAAACTAGGGGGCGCATAAGCTAATCGTTGCATAAACAACAGGCTGAAAACTTATCATACCTCAAGTATAGCGCTAAAACGCGAGATGCAGTGCCATCATTGGTGGGCATCACTGATGCGTATCACATTGTTCATAAGGGCGCTGCGCCAGAAAAATTGCTTTTTTGCTCCCCGATTTATATTTCATTTCCTACACTCAATAATAGGCGCGAGAACGACACGTCGTCTCTTCACGAAAGTGAAGCCCACGCTGAAGGTGCTAGCCCGGAAAGAGTCTGGGGGGCGGGCAGAAAATTGCCCAGGGGATTAAGTCATAAGAAGAGAGTAAGGGCGGGAAACATGCGGCAGTTTGCCGATGCGTTTCGATGTCGCCTTAAGGGGGAA contains:
- the prlC gene encoding oligopeptidase A: MTQSTQNDSLAKNPLLEQFDLPPFSAILPEHIVPAVKSAIDTCRATIEEVVAQSGPYTYEKLCQPIAESEDKFSRIWSPVGHLNSVKNSPELRAAYEQCLPMLSEFATWAGQNEGLYQAYRDLKEGDNFAGLTLEQKKAVDNALRDFELSGIGLSAEKQKRYGEITSRLSELGSTYSNNVLDATMGWSKLITDINALSGLPESALAAAQALAEAKEQEGWLLTLDAPSYLPVMTYADNAELREEMYRAFGTRASDQGPNAGKWDNSEVMAEELALRHELAQLLGFDSYADMSLATKMAENPQQVIGFLNDLAKRARPQGEQELAQLRAFAKENFGVDEMNAWDLPYFAEKQKQHLFSINDEQLRPYFPENRALSGLFEVVKRIYGITAKERKDVDTWHKDVRFFDLFDDSGELRGSFYLDLYAREHKRGGAWMNDYVGSLRRSDGKLQHPVAYLTCNFTRPVGKNPALFTHNEVTTLFHEFGHGLHHMLTKVETSGVAGISGVPWDAVELPSQFMENWCWEPEALAFISGHHETHEPLPQEMLEKMLAAKNYQAALFILRQLEFGLFDFRMHAEYDPAKGARILETLAEIKKQVAVVPSPSWGRFPHAFSHIFAGGYAAGYYSYLWAEVLSADAYSRFEEEGIFNRETGQSFLDNILTRGGSEEPMDLFKRFRGREPRLDAMLRHYDIKELSLEG
- the rsmJ gene encoding 16S rRNA (guanine(1516)-N(2))-methyltransferase RsmJ; the protein is MSVFLACEEGADEGALSILAERWKLISDPDALMALVLTPERLELRKRDEPKLGAIYVDFVGGTMGHRRRFGGGRGEAVAKAVGIKGSYLPDVVDATAGLGRDAFVLAALGCRVRMIERNPVVAALLDDGLMRGYRDAEIGVWLQQRLTLLHGSSLTALADISPRPQVVYLDPMYPHRQKSALVKKEMRVFQGLVGADEDADGLLEPARRLATKRIVVKRPDYAPPMADTPAQAAVTTKSHRFDIYTPL
- a CDS encoding MerR family transcriptional regulator — its product is MDIYSCLKDRSPPLPCHYSIETAAQYCGVLPATLRAWQRYGLINPERDERGSCWYSESDLTRLHAILKKVTAGVPIALIPPYLNEPDVHPACEGKIKRQNSSWRGLQAEILECLGEGKLQKLRRILWRFGREYPLHCLVNKVLRPIREFLATRSQGVLSQQKGLLDSIIIEYATYVMRTTRSHPETQVLLLPMQIDDPLELWLEALKLAGEGLNVELISLEVNDPDLSAFKVEHFMIWSDSTLDSRQQAKFDRWLNQGLPVMLVGKAANFKVACKYQNGDF
- the uspA gene encoding universal stress protein UspA, with protein sequence MAYKHILIAVDLSPESKVLVEKAVSLARPYNAKVSLIHVDVNYSDLYTGLIDVNLGDMQKRISEETHHALSELSQNAGYPIAETLSGSGDLAQVLVDAIKKYDVDLVLCGHHQDFWSKLMSSARQLINTVHIDMLIVPLRDPEDAVE